The Theobroma cacao cultivar B97-61/B2 chromosome 2, Criollo_cocoa_genome_V2, whole genome shotgun sequence genome includes the window TACACAAACATTCTTAAACATTCGTACTAGTTAATGCAGAGTACCATGGCGAGAATGAAGCATCACCCATATATGGAACACTTAATTTTTCCGTTCTAAGGAACAAACACCAGTTTAAAATGTAAACATAGAagtaaatatctaaaaatcatACCATCTTCACGTTTGTTCCCATCAGAATCTGCTAAGGCTGGTTCCAAGATGTTCATTGATTTTTCAATGAGATCATTAACACCGGATATCATTAGCATTTTCATATTGCTATTCCTGTCCTCCACACGGGGAACATAAAGCTTCTTCCTCtctttaaggttttttttttaaaaaagaagaagaaaaatcagcAACCAGAATCTCCCCAAGCTTAACAATGAATTCACGTCATGTAATTTGAAAAGTAACccaataaaacaaaaacaccTTTGGCTGGACTTGACAAAACATCCGAGACAATCCTTGAAGTATCGACTTCGCGTAAAGCGGGAGAACTTATGTAAGCACATAAGCTCTTACTAGCTTTGAACCATGAAGATTCTAGAACCATATTCTGAATTGCATTATCTGAAACCCAAGGAAGAGAAATTTTCTTTGACACAACTGAACAAACACTTAAAATGCAATcgaaataaatttatttgtacCTACCTTCTTGAGATCTCTGGATTGGGTCCATGTTTTTGAGAGCTTTGCGTACTTTGGATCTGAGACATCGTTTCTGTTCGAATATGGCTTCGAGTTCAACGGGATCCACTACGACGTCGTCTTTGTTCATGGTGACGAATGTGCGGCTTAAGTTCGCGGCAGAGCGGATGGTGAGCGAGGCTATCGTGCGCGGGTGGACAACTTGCGCCACCTCTTTTGCCTTGCAAATTAGACTCGTGGCTGAGCAGTGAAGAAACATGTTCTGCGGTTCGCAGTTTGGATAGAGCTCGATGGCGCCCATGTCATGGTCGTTACAAGGCGCCTCTCCGTTGGTTGAGGTTACCCTTCCATATCTGGTTGGTGCATAGTTTTCAGTTTTCATCCAATGAAATAATGTCACGTAATAATAAGCTATTtgatattttacttttatttaatttgtaaatcacaaattattatgaaatataactttaaaaacaTCGGAgctaaataatttagaaacaATAAGAAGATCGTATTGGATTATGtctttacaaataaaatgagGGACTTATTTATAAACTAATAATCCCTTAAatgttaattttgatttaattcaatttataGTAAAACTTATGTAAATTAATActcgataaattaataacctcaattaaataatatttttgatcGGTTCTAACTTGGTCCAATATggtatattaataatttattaaaattataagttattacatttaaaaaaaaacacataagGCTcacttaatatataaattaataatacccttatacatcaaaattatatacacacacacaattCAATTTGAAGGTCTTATGACTCTAATGTTACTTATTTCTTCTTGAAATTGATGTCTCTTTAGATATTATCTTTAACTTTTCTTAGTGCATTAAGCTTTGGTGTAGTGTTCTTATAGtgtaagagaaaattatgcaatgtGATTGTTGTTTTGAGTGTATTTTTGTGTAAGATAAGCTTCA containing:
- the LOC18609324 gene encoding 5-formyltetrahydrofolate cyclo-ligase, mitochondrial, whose amino-acid sequence is MKTENYAPTRYGRVTSTNGEAPCNDHDMGAIELYPNCEPQNMFLHCSATSLICKAKEVAQVVHPRTIASLTIRSAANLSRTFVTMNKDDVVVDPVELEAIFEQKRCLRSKVRKALKNMDPIQRSQEDNAIQNMVLESSWFKASKSLCAYISSPALREVDTSRIVSDVLSSPAKERKKLYVPRVEDRNSNMKMLMISGVNDLIEKSMNILEPALADSDGNKREDVMQASHPVDLFILPGLAFDKSGSRLGRSGGYYDLFLKNYQEFTKKRRWKQPLLVGLSYSVQIMEEGAIPVTPFDIPVHALVSPAGLTPISAAALRRCD